GTGCTCACGAAACGGTCTTCGGAGAAACTTTTCAAGTTCCTTGACATGTACGAAACCTTACGAGAGTTGGCCCTTGCCGTTGAACAATCGGACTCAGATCTGATCCACGAGATTAAGCTGGCTCAGACGAGGCTAGGAGAAGCAGCAGTGACCATCTTTGGGGAGCTAGAGAACTCGATCAAGACCGATATTGGAAGAACACCGGTTCCAAGCGGAGCGGTCCATCCATTAACACGTTACACCATGAACTACCTGAAATACGCATGCGAGTACAAAGACACTCTAGACCAAGTCTTCCAACACTACGAGAAGGCTGAATCagaccaaaccgaacccgaaccggaGAACCAAAGAGAAGACGACGAGGAGTACAAAACGTCAGCTTTTGCTAGACAGATGATAAGAGTGATGGAACTGCTCGACGCAAATCTAGAGATTAAATCGGCGCTGTACAGAGACCCATCGCTGAGATCAATATTCTTAATGAACAACGGGAGATACATTCTCCAGAAGATCAAAGGCTCCACGGAGATAAGAGACTTGATGGGACAAGCATGGACAAGGAAAAGATCGACGGAGCTTAGACAGTACCATAAGAGCTACCAGAGAGAGACTTGGGGGAAAGTGTTGCAATGCATGAATCAAGAAGGGTTGCAGGTGAACGGGAAAGTGTCGAAGACAGCTTTGAAAGAGAGGTTCAagatttttaataacatgttcGATGAGATTCACAAGACGCAGAGCACGTGGATCGTGAATGATGAGCAGATGCAATCGGAGCTAAGGGTTTCAATCGCGGCTCTAGTGATTCCGGCTTACAGGTCTTTCTTTGGGAGGTATAAGCAGCATATTGATTCAGGGAGGCATACGGATAAGTATGTCAAGTATCAGCCTGAAGATATCGAGTCTGTTATTGATGACTTGTTTGATGGGAACCCAGCTTCTATGGGACGGAAGAGGACTTGAAAACTATGTGAGTATGATATGGTTACGTACTTATGATTATTTTTCCTTGCgttcatgtttatatatataaccattCTCGATCTGAGATTACCATgaaaactttttgttttttttcgttTAAAAGTTTGGGTTTTTCTATCGTTAACGTCTTATGTTTTAACTTCCTACTGGTTGTTACCCAAACTTTTTTAGAACTTAATAAAATGAGTACTTGAGAATTTTCTGTTTAAATCATGATTTTGATTCGTGATAAGTTGATCTTGTGGTAATACTAATATGAATATGTgttaagagttttttttaatagtagCAATTATATATAACGATTTTTAATGAAGTTATAGAAACTTGGCTTTATTAAAGCACAAGCTTCGGACATCTATAGAAGCAAAATATGGATACAAACCTGGCTTTATCAGTAACCTAATGCATGAGTTTCTAACTTGGACCACAAGAAAGCAATAAAACCCTTTTATCAATGAAGACAAGGATGTATTATTGATAGCTGGCTTTATTTCAACGAAGTACAGAAAACAAACCACATGTAAAGAAATAATTGAGGTTTTGGATCTTAATCTTTTGGTTTAGATCTGTGTAAGTAAAAAGAATTACAAACTCTAGGGAGTTTTCTAGGTAAAAGACACACAAAAAATCTATTCTTCATGAGTGCTTTCACATTGTTACACCAGAATGAGCCAAAAAGGGGCTCTTCACATGTCTTTGTTTGGTAGTGGATATAAACAAGAATTTTAGTTAAACAGTGGTTGGTGTCAAAAATTATGGATCACGGGCTGCACATATTGCAATCACACACACACTTGAGTACATTATCATAAAGAAGGACAATAGGGAGACTGAAAAAAAAGATTAGCCACAATGTATCTTCCTCTTCTCTGTCTTCTCCTTCTAGCTTCTAGCTTGTCACATCAAGCTTTAGGCCGTGGTCGTGGCCGTTCACCACCGGGAGGAAGCTCGGACCCTTCTTCTCGCATCACAGTCGTCGGAGTTGTCTACTGTGACACTTGTTCAATCAACACTTTCTCAAGACAGAGCTATTTCTTACAAGGTCAGAGATATTGATTTTAACATTACTTGAACTTGTCGGTTAACTTAGGATCGGCCAGTATGTTTATTCGGTTTTCTTTATAGATTTTCGAGTTCTTGATTCGGTTTCTGTCAACACTTTCTCATAAAGTTAGCTAGCCATTTAGAATTTGTCAATCCGGTTATATAAATTTCGGTTTGCCAATTTTCAAATTTGTTCGGTTTAATTTCCTCATTGATCCTGTCTTCAATTGGTTTTCTTGGTACAGTTTCGGTCTGATTAGGGTTTTAAAACCAGTCTACTCTCTCTGTCTCAGGAGTGGAAGTTCATGTGAGCTGTAGATTCAAAGCCAGTTCACCGAAAACAACAGAGGAAGTGAACATATCGGTGAACAGAACAACAAACAGAAACGGCGTTTACAAGCTCGACATCCCTCACGTCGACGGGATAGATTGCGTCGACGGAATAGCCATAGCGTCTCAGTGCAGCGCCAAGCTGCTCAAACCCTCCTCCGACAACAACAGCGTCGGCTGCAACATCCCCGTTTTTCAGACAGCAGCAAACGAAGTATCTATCAAGTCGAAGCAGGATCGTGTCTGTATCTACAGCTTAAGCGCACTCAGCTACAAACCTTCCCACAGAAACACCACACTTTGCAGCGGCGGAAAGAGACATCACCACCAGCGAGAAGAGAAGGTGGAGAATAAGTTGAGAGATTCGAAGCTCTTCTGGCCTTATATGCCACCGTACTGGTTCCCTTGGCCGTACTCAACTCTGCCGCCGTTGCCTACTCTGCCTCCGCTTCCGTCTTTCCCTTTTCCTTTTCTTCCCTTAGGAAACCCTAACGCATCATTGCCTGCGTTTGACTGGAGAGATCCTACAACATGGATACCTTATCTCCCACGCTTTCCTCCAAGTGATAACAATCCTTAGGGCTCAGATTCTCTTCCCTTTTACCTTCATATCttctctgtttcctctgttttttttgtgtgtgttttttatGTGTGATTGATTTACTTATTAATGTGTAATTAATTATTGTTCAGATAAACAAAATAAGGATTTGGTTTGAGAGAAAAAGGTGGGTTACCTATTCGCTTCTTTTAGTTGAAGCAGTGGGTGGCTGTTTGTGGTCCCTTGGAGGAACACTTTAAAGAGTTCATCTTTCAACTCCAAACatttaagtatatataatattatttataattatacttATACTAATATTGATacctaaaatcaaaattataaatcatatatattaattattttggatatttataGATAGAGTTGGATGTTTTTGATACAATGCCCAAATAACATTATATCTATGGTTACTTCCAAACAACCAATTCAAACCATATATATTGAGTATTTTTAGTCAGTTTTAGATATGTTTGAAGAGTTTAGATATAAAATACCGAATCAAATTGAATAGTTTGGTTATTTTCGTTTAAATCTGAATCCAACTAAACCAGAGAGGACTCGACTTGAACCCAACCTAGATTTTCCAACCTGGATTTTTGTAATACTCTAGTCGAATCATTTTTcaaaccttaaaaaaaaaacaatactcaAATGAATTTATCCATATCTGATGAGATAGTAGGGCAGACTCGACTCAAAACTTACCCGGAGATTTTTCTTATACCCGAATGAAACCATTTTTCAAGATCCAAAAAAACTAATATCCGAATGAATAATATCCATATCTGAAAACATATGCCTAGTGGTTTTGCtataaactttttttctaaGCATTCAAATCTTGCTCTAAATTTGCTGTCATTTTATTCTACAGTTTTCTCTGTCACTCTCCTCTGATTGTCTTCCAAATGCTTAAGATTTAGTGAAAATtgtcttacaaaaacaaaaagaattggTTTGAAGAGAAAGCCTAATGTAATTACATGAGTGCTAAAGCGTAGAAACTGTGGTACACTATTTAAAACCTAGAACGAGTTTTAGAAGAGCTATGCTTAATGCATATGCATGTGAATCTTCTTATGGTTTAGCGTTTTGGGCTTCGAGGCTATTCACTTTCATTGTTAGCGAACGGATGGTATCAGAAGCTTCCTATAGCGTTTACCAAAATGAAGTGAGTATGCATGGAGTAATTAAAAGGACTATATTATATTTAGGTAACAAAGGACTAACCCGTAGCATATTCCTCAAGTCATGCTCCATCAAATCTCTACGGGCTCTTTCTTCTTGAAAGATCTCAGTCACCATCTGCGACTTCTCCAAGTCTTGAATCTTAGCTTCTGACTGTTTGAGCTGCTTTGTGTCAAACAATGTAATCTATAGGCAAaacttataattaaataaagacGAGCTTTAAAGAGTTTTCTGGCTCTAGCTCAGCCACAAGTTTTGTTGATTCATCTTTTACCTTATGTGATTCTTCCTCAAGCATTGCTTTCTCTCTCTGCAGCTCACCTACCAGTTTTTCTGATTCATCTTTTACCTTCTGTGACTCTTCTTGAAACATTGCCTTCTCTCTCTGCATCTCATCTACCAGTTTTGTTGATCCATCTTTCACCTTCTGCAAGTCCTCTTCAAGCAGTGCTTTCTGTATCTTCAACTCATTCACCAATTTTGTTGATTCATCCTCTTTTACCTTCTGCATCTTCTCCAAGTCTTGAATCTTAGCGTTTGACTGTTTGAGCTGGTTCGACAACTCAACCACCAGTTTTTCTGAGTCATTTGTTACCATCTGCGTCTTTACCATGTCTTGAATCTTAGCTGCAGACTGTTTTAGCTGGTTCAATAGCTTAGACACCAGTTTTTCTGAGTCATCTTTTGACTTCTCCAAATCTTGAATCTTAGCCTTTAGCTGTTTGTTCTGGTTCATATCAAACAATAAAACATATTTAGCCAAAACAAACACCAATaacaaaagaagcaaaaaatttaagaaaaatggaaaagaacATTACTTGCGACTCAAGCTGTCCTCTCTGTCTCTGTAAGTCAGCCACATGTTTTGCTGATTCGTCTTTCACCTTCTGCAACTCAGCTGCTTGATTAACTGATCTTGCGTCATTGAAACTACGGTAGAAGAGAATATGTCAATATAGACTAAAAAACAATCTACTATCTATTATATTTAGATTCAAAGGAAACATATTAAACCTTATCCCATGCCCATGCCCATGCCCATGTTTCTCAATCTTGATCCCGTTGTCAGGTATCATTCTG
The sequence above is drawn from the Raphanus sativus cultivar WK10039 chromosome 7, ASM80110v3, whole genome shotgun sequence genome and encodes:
- the LOC108816540 gene encoding exocyst complex component EXO70B1-like, which translates into the protein MEKPGDHATESETLPHKSNDLENTNHSHESEHQSHNNDSTEKATPESESESESSQLSLTQVMEAVDDFIQSLSSSTDPLQEIPPAVEPFPETVDSLVSKMESSGLGRDETEDSAFIDAVNRISISVMRLRELNLDSTPVSSWLNRASSVQHHAVSLLDEEFRHLLDRSIENNNKKKNDHDESDNNDEREDAFPDFPPESIATLKKIAGAMISAGYETECCMSYETSRRHAFKEELSGMGYEGIVNNVEDVQRIPWESLQGEIASWISIVRRCSSVLLPGEISLCNAVLPEQDHAKIRKRLLTGFLSTVTIRFLDFSGAVVLTKRSSEKLFKFLDMYETLRELALAVEQSDSDLIHEIKLAQTRLGEAAVTIFGELENSIKTDIGRTPVPSGAVHPLTRYTMNYLKYACEYKDTLDQVFQHYEKAESDQTEPEPENQREDDEEYKTSAFARQMIRVMELLDANLEIKSALYRDPSLRSIFLMNNGRYILQKIKGSTEIRDLMGQAWTRKRSTELRQYHKSYQRETWGKVLQCMNQEGLQVNGKVSKTALKERFKIFNNMFDEIHKTQSTWIVNDEQMQSELRVSIAALVIPAYRSFFGRYKQHIDSGRHTDKYVKYQPEDIESVIDDLFDGNPASMGRKRT
- the LOC108814580 gene encoding uncharacterized protein LOC108814580 translates to MYLPLLCLLLLASSLSHQALGRGRGRSPPGGSSDPSSRITVVGVVYCDTCSINTFSRQSYFLQGVEVHVSCRFKASSPKTTEEVNISVNRTTNRNGVYKLDIPHVDGIDCVDGIAIASQCSAKLLKPSSDNNSVGCNIPVFQTAANEVSIKSKQDRVCIYSLSALSYKPSHRNTTLCSGGKRHHHQREEKVENKLRDSKLFWPYMPPYWFPWPYSTLPPLPTLPPLPSFPFPFLPLGNPNASLPAFDWRDPTTWIPYLPRFPPSDNNP